The following proteins are encoded in a genomic region of Necator americanus strain Aroian chromosome II, whole genome shotgun sequence:
- a CDS encoding hypothetical protein (NECATOR_CHRII.G5784.T1), which yields MLAYPPAYPLGTLCLGGIRGESAGTLFTVLQLIRNRAHDWPCTTPSCVACPHGRKDSKTVEHGQGRKFKYDVIGDETRRRHPLNAVYDTGEELFLGTCGSRGVCGVGVFVNTNTAVNIDSFEQITTRIVRLRRRRCGSTPALKIFVVYAPTSSYEEEVKDFYMNLKKFYREDHTFCKKPSSLRWTWKSPDGRYHNEIDHIIVSKRFCLTDFAVDPSFIRDRTIAFFEKDFLSHGEEKRPQTPKTIIDWELFVLLVGFWEDAVMDNIDDDYERLVEHLRHYTKKAKSLKTTKGRLSLTTLELIRQRGTA from the exons atgctcgcgtatccgccggcatatccactgggcacgttatgtctcggaggcattcgcggagaatccgccgggaccctctttaccgttctccAACTGATACGTAATCGTGCGCATGATTGGccctgcacaactcccagctgcgtggctTGTCCTCACGGCAGaaagg attcaaagacagtcgaacatggacaaGGCAGAAAgttcaagtacgacgtcatcggagaTGAGACGAGGCGACGCCACCCACTGAACGCCGTGTATGACACGGGAGaggaactgttcttaggaacatgcggcAGTAGAGGGGTTTGCGGAGTTGGTGTCTTCGTCAACACGAATACGGCAgtaaacatcgactctttcgaacaaattACAACCCGAATCGTACGTTTACGGaggagaagatgtggttcaacaccagctttgaaaatcttcgtcgtttacgccccaacatcaagctacgaagaagaagtcaaagATTTCTATATGAACCTGaaaaagttctacagagaagatcataccttctgcaag aagccctcctctctacgctggacgtggaagTCACCCGATGGAAggtatcataatgaaattgaccacatcattgtcagtaaaaggttttgcttgACGGATTTCGCTGTTGACCcaagttttatacgggatcggaccatcgccttcttcgagaaagattttctttcacatggAGAAGAGAAAAGGCCACAAACTCCAAAAACCATTATCGACTGGGAGCTCTTCGTTTTGCttgtcggcttttgggaagatgcCGTCATGGACAACATTGACGACGATTATGAAcggcttgtagaacatcttcgtCACTATACGAAGAAAGCGAAGAGTTTGAAAACCACTAAGGGGCGCCTGTCTTTGACAACTCTGgagctgatacgtcagcgtggaaCTGCATGA